A window of Littorina saxatilis isolate snail1 linkage group LG7, US_GU_Lsax_2.0, whole genome shotgun sequence contains these coding sequences:
- the LOC138970864 gene encoding tetraspanin-11-like produces the protein MGCGLKMVGVLLVIFNVLLFLFGLALVAVGLWSVIDKVYVAGVIGDDLFSAASYLVIITGVILLGVSVVGVCAVRKEQRLFVIVYFVLLLVIFCTLLVTAVLAVVLKSELEDTMVNEMRSSLVSGYGADGEITASWDRLQRELECCGVRAEVGMGSDLETIRQDSWLLYLRTRWYQDARQQNLEPKEYVPRSCCVYDSKINGYIDAGKCQSWSFGPPGNLKLPVNNNALHYDGCYEKAKQLVGEQADILVGCTFAFAFSLIGGLALTVLLYRLLGQQTRVIKQ, from the exons ATGGGGTGTGGGCTGAAGATGGTCGGTGTTCTACTAGTGATCTTCAATGTCCTCCTGTTT TTATTCGGACTAGCCTTAGTTGCAGTTGGCCTGTGGTCCGTGATAGACAAGGTGTATGTGGCTGGTGTTATCGGCGATGACCTGTTCTCGGCGGCTTCCTACTTGGTCATCATAACCGGCGTCATTCTGCTTGGTGTCAgcgttgtgggtgtgtgtgctgtcCGCAAAGAACAGCGACTCTTTGTTATTGTG taTTTTGTGCTGCTTTTGGTGATCTTCTGCACACTCTTAGTGACAGCTGTATTGGCAGTTGTCTTGAAGTCAGAG CTGGAGGACACAATGGTGAACGAGATGCGCAGCTCCCTGGTGTCAGGCTATGGGGCCGATGGGGAGATCACTGCTTCCTGGGACAGACTGCAAAGGGAG CTGGAATGCTGTGGAGTGCGTGCCGAGGTTGGGATGGGTTCAGATCTGGAGACCATCAGACAGGATTCCTGGCTGCTGTACTTACGAACCCGCTGGTACCAGGATGCACGGCAACAGA ATCTGGAGCCAAAGGAATATGTGCCTCGGTCCTGCTGTGTGTATGATTCCAAGATCAATGGCTACATTGATGCCGGCAAGTGCCAGAGCTGGAGTTTTGGGCCCCCAGGCAACCTGAAGCTTCCTGTCAACAACAACGCACTGCACTATGAT GGTTGCTATGAAAAAGCAAAGCAGTTAGTTGGTGAGCAAGCAGACATCCTTGTTGGCTGCACGTTCGCTTTCGCTTTTTCTCTG ATCGGGGGTCTGGCGCTGACAGTGCTGCTATACAGACTTCTTGGGCAACAGACACGAGTTATTAAACAGTGA